From Cucumis sativus cultivar 9930 unplaced genomic scaffold, Cucumber_9930_V3 scaffold83, whole genome shotgun sequence, one genomic window encodes:
- the LOC116406283 gene encoding E3 ubiquitin-protein ligase UPL6-like: protein MSALSEVDLRGSIRVSFVNEFGVEEAGIDGGGIFKDVMENITRAAFDVQYGLFKQIADHLLYPNPGSGMIHEQHLQFFHFLEVLLAKVMFEGILVDILFATFFLSKLKQK from the exons ATGAGTGCATTGTCTGAAGTTGATCTTCGAGGATCG ATACGTGtgtcttttgttaatgaatttggAGTTGAGGAGGCAGGAATTGATGGTGgtggtatttttaaagatgtcaTGGAGAACATTACACGGGCAGCCTTTGACGTGCAGTATGGTTTATTTAAG CAAATTGCTGACCATTTGCTCTACCCCAATCCTGGTTCGGGAATGATACATGAGCAACATCTccagtttttccatttcctcgaAGTTCTTTTGGCAAAG GTCATGTTTGAAGGAAttcttgttgatatactttttgcaacattcttcttgagcaagttaaaacagaagtaa